The Vicinamibacterales bacterium genomic interval GCGGCTTCGAACTGCTCGGGACTCAGACCGTCGAGATGACTATGGCGACGTGACGGATTGTAGAACGCATCGATGTAGTCGGTGACATCGGCCAGGGCCAGCGCGCGGTTCTTGTAGATCTGCTTCTTGATCCGTTCCTTCTTCAGGCTGCTAAAGAACGACTCCGCCACCGCGTTGTCCCAGCAGTTACCCTTTCGGCTCATGCTGGGTTCGAGATGATTGGCGCGGCAGAAGCGCCGCCACGCGTCGCTGCCGTATTGGCTGCCTTGGTCCGAGTGAATCACCGTGCCACGCGGTCGCCGTCGGCGCACCGCCATCAGTACCGCGTCGAGTGCCAGCTCACGATCGATCGAGGGCGCCGTAGACCACCCTACGATCTTGCGCGAGAACAGATCCATCACGACCGCCAGGTAAAGCCACCCTTGCCACGTCCGAATGTACGTGATGTCTGTCACCCAGACCGCGAGCGCCGACGGATTGCTCGAGACCTGCACGACAGCATTGGGCAGCAGCTGGCGCTCGCAAAACTGGCCGCCGATACGGCATTGAAATCCGCGCCTCCGGGACAGAGCGACGCGCTCTCAGAGGTCGTAGAGACGCTGACAAAATGCTGGAGCGAGACCCGCACGATATCCCATCTGCTCCATCCGCCGATCCTCGACGAGCTCGGATTCACTGCGGCCGCGAAGTTGTTCGTCCTGGGGTTCTCCGAGCGGAGCGGCGTGCACGTCAATATCAGCATGCCGCAAGAGCGAGCCTCGGTGGACACCCAAATCCGGCCATTGATGGACACCTGAAAACCGGCCACCACGCGTAGCGCACCGAGACGTTGACGACGACGGGACCCGCATGGTCCTTCGTCGAGATGGGCAACGTCTTGAGTGACGACAAGAAACAGCAAGTCATCGCGCTGGGGCGACTGGGCTGGTCGCTGCGGCGCATCGAAGCCGAAACGGCGGTCCGTCGCGAAACCGCGAGCGGCTATCTCAAGGCGGCGGGCGTCGCGGTCCGTGGGCGCGGTGGCCGGCCGCGGGCCTGGCCGCCAAAACCGGCCACCACGCCGCCGGTGTCCACCGACCCTCCGCCGTCAAATCCGGCCACCACGCGGGCGGTGTCCACCGACCCCGCGTCGGCCGAGGCACCTGGGCGCGCGCCGAGTGCGAGCGCGTGTGAGCCGTATCGCGAGTGGATTGCCGACGCCCTGGGCCGTGGCCGCAATGCCATGGCGATCTGGCAGGATCTCATCGACGATCACGGCTTCGACGGTCGGTACGCCAGTGTCCGCCGATTCGTGCGGGCCTTGCGCGGCCGGTCTCCGGTCGAG includes:
- a CDS encoding histidine kinase; this translates as MPRPNVRDVCHPDRERRRIARDLHDSIGQQLALAKLAADTALKSAPPGQSDALSEVVETLTKCWSETRTISHLLHPPILDELGFTAAAKLFVLGFSERSGVHVNISMPQERASVDTQIRPLMDT